A window of Pullulanibacillus sp. KACC 23026 genomic DNA:
TTGACCAGGGACAGCACGAAGCCGCCTCCCCTTGCAAGACCCTGAAATGACCCTCATATTAACTTCCGTCCTTACCTCTTAAGATTCCACTCTATCCTACCATAAATCCCATCAAAGCAAAAACCATCCGTTCTAACCAGAGATGTTGGTACCTCATCAAGAATAGCCTCCTAATCAGCCAATAGAAAAGGCTCGTTACGCCTATTTCGATTAAGCGTAACGAGGATTCGCTATCCTTCGCGAATTCGGCCGGATAGCCGAAATAAGGAAATGACGTTACGCCTATTTCAGTTGAGCGTAACGAGGATTCGCTATCCTTCGCGAATTCGGCCGGAATGCCGAAATAACGGAATGACGTTACACCTATTTCGTTTGAGCGTAACGAGGATTCGCTATCCTTCGCGAATCCGGCCGGAATGACGAAATAAGGGAATGGCGTTACGCCTATTTCGTTTGAGCGTAACAAGCATTCGCTATCCTCCGCGAATCCGGCCGGATAGCCGAAATAAGGGAATGGCGTTACGCCTATTTCGGTTGAGCGTAACGAGAATACACTATCCGCCACAAATCCGGCCGGAATGCCGAAATAACGGAATGTCGTTACGCCTATTTCGGTTGAGCGTAACGAGCATTCGCTATCCGCCGCGAATCCGGCCGGATAGCCGAAATAAGGAAATGACGTTACGCCTATTTCAGTTGAGCGTAACGAGGATTCACTATCCGCCACAAATCCGGCCGGATAGCCGAAATAAGGAAATGACGTTACGCCTATTTCAGTTGAGCGTAACGAGGATTCGCTATCCTTCGCGAATTCGGCCGGAATGCCGAAATAAGGGAATGATGTTACGCCTATTTCGGTTGAGCGTAACGAGAATACACTATCCGCCACAAATCCGGCCGGATAGCCGAAATAAGGAAATGACGTTACGCCTATTTCGGTTGAGCGTAACGAGGATTCGCTATCCTTCGCGAATCCGGCCGGAATGCCGAAATAACGGAATGACGTTATGCCTATTTCGATTGAGCGTAACGAGAATACACTATCCGCCACAAATCCGGCCGGATAGCCGAAATAAGGGAATGGCGTTACGCCTATTTCGGTTGAGCGTAACGAGAATACACTATCCGCCACAAATCCGGCCGGATAGCCGAAATAAGGAAATGACGTTACGCCTATTTCGGTTGAGCGTAACGAGGATTCGCTATGACTCATAAACCGAGTCAAAACGGCGCATTTCTGTGAAAATAGCGTATCATCGTTACATCTATTCTTGAAATCCGCCTCACAATCAGCTAATAGAGAAGGCTCGTTACACTTATATCAATTAGACGTAACCTGATTACGTTATTTGTCTACCGTTGGACTTTTCGAAGGGGTAGCCCCACACAATGCGTTTGTTTTACGGTGCCGCCACCAGAAAATTCAATAGCCTTTACCGCCCTCATCCAAATTGGACTTATTTTCAGGGCAGGCATTACTAAAGCCCATGCCTTCCAAGCCTTTTCCTTCATTTTAAAAAATTGTTCTTTTTTCAGGTATAGGTTCTTTATAGTTCGCTCATACTGTAGAAGACAACATCAAGTCGATGTTGTTCCAACCGCGGAGACTTACGTTTCCCCATAAGTTTTTCCGCCGGTTTCTCCTCTCCCATTGTCTTGGCATACTCGGTATGCGTAAAGACACCCGCAGGTTAGACCTGCGGGTTTTTTTATGTCCGTATGTGGTTAGTTAACTTTTTAACTTGGTAAAAGGGTTAACGGATCTTCGAGGTCATATGGATTTCCATACTGATCCTTCCCCTTTTTCTTAGAATACTCTCTTTTAATTTCATGAAGAAAAGAGACGTCAACCCGTTTAACGAACCTCAGCTTTTCAAGACGTTTGATGATCTCGTCTCGTTCGTCTAAATCGCAATACATGGATACATATTTGAGACGCCGTGAATAATAATAAATACTCCCAAAACGCCTTAAAGCTTTAATATTCTTAGTACTGTGCAGCCACACAATAATACCCGAACGCTCTTTCACGAGAACCTCCCCATAACGTCTTTTTATCAGACTCTGCAATTATGTGCAAAAGGGTCTTGACTAATTGAAAGTCTAACATACCGCTCTTTTTTCCTCAAGAACTGTTTTTTTGCCCTAAGAGCGCTTTCCAGTTATCCGCTTTCATTATTTATGTAAAAATAAATTTGGCAGCGAATCATTCACTTGTTTTTTCTTAAGTCACCTAAGGCTAATTTTTCATAAAATAAGCTGTTTTCGTAAACTTTGTGTTTTTGCTTAATGCAAAAACACTCGCTTGCCGCGGTAATCCGCAAGAGCCTCCTCGGATTACTTCCTACGGGGTTTCGCGCTGGCTTGCTGTTCCCGCAGGCGTCTCGGGAATGGTCGCCCCTTTTTTTCCCAATAGCAACAATCTTATAGAAAAGGGCTAAAATAAACAAAAGGAGAGACAACTCGTCCCTCCTTCATCTTATTATAAAGCGGTCACCGTAGATGTTAAAGACGCCCTGTCTTTTCAGTGGCAGAATGTCTTAACCCGCCTCATTCCTTAATGACAGCCGCAAGCACCGCCCGTTGAACAGCCGCCACTGCAGCCACGGTCAAAGAATGGATCACCTGTTGGGACCTTAATCGACGGAGAAACGGCTCCAGCAATGGACAAACTTATATCATTTAAAAGGCTCTCGAGTTCAGCCTCAGCCTGCTTATACTCAGCAATGATGTCGTTCAGGTCAACATCTCGTTTGACCTCCATCATCTCTTGAATAACCTCATGATAATCGGGGTGATATTTACCAAAACGCTGGACTTCATCATACCGCTCTCGCAGTTTAACAAATCGGCGAAGAAGGGAAATCGCCTGTTGGTCCTGTTCCAGCCGTTTCTTGGATTCCTTATATCGTTCAAATGGCTCGGATTGTCTTAACATCTCAACAAGACCATCTGTATAATCAAATAAAGTAACTGTATCTAAAACTGCTGTCAAAGCTGTCACCTCCTCTCCTTAGTTTAACACGTTCTGCTGACATTGTAGAGTCTGATCTTCCAAAAGCAAAAGACCAGCCCATCCGCTAGGCCGGTCTTTTAACTGTTTTCTTCATTTTGCATGCTCGCAAGTTCAAGCATCATATTTATCATTCCGAGTCCTTGACTAATTCTCTCGATCCTTTTTGAGAACGATTTTCCATAAAAGTCATTCGCCTGAGACTCCATTTCAGAGAGTAAGTGCGGTTGCCGCGCTAATTTCTTGTACCATATTGGATGCAGGCGTATAAATTGCTTTAATTCTGGGTCTTGATCCAGCCTGTAAATCACTTCTCTTCTCATTCACGATCAGTCCCTATTATAGAATGAGTAATTAGGTCCCGGATTAAATGGAGTGAAGGCTCCCGGGCCTTGAGTTTGACCTTGGCCCATGCCATTCATCATCCCAGGTCCCATCGGATTCATCGGCCCTTGCTGCATGGAACCCGTATTCGCGGATTGACTGTTCGTTGAAGACGTAAAGGAACCAATAAAACTTGAAAGGGTCGTCAAAGCACTGTCGACTTGTTTCAACTTTTCTTGTAAGTCCTCTGGGTCAATTTGGTTGAGAATGCCCATTAATTTCGACAAATCCGTCCCTGATCCCGTACCAAAATTAAACAATTTCCGTTCCTGACCTGTTGATTTTATCGTAATACCGTATTCCTTCCAAAACTCTTTATCTTCTCCATACAACACCCATTCTTCAAAAAGATCTTGCCAAGAAAGGTCATTTTCCCGTTTCACTTTGGCTAAACTTGGATATTTCTTAACAAAGGCTTTAAAGTCGTCAACCGCCTTCTTTGTCGTCTTTACCATTTCAAATCACCCTACTTTTTGATAAATGCCTATTATTAATATAAGCAAGACCTTCAAAAGTGTGCGAAAACTGCCATCTTGAAGCTTCCATCTTAGAATCCTCGTGCAGGTCTGCAGCTGGCACCAAAGCGTTGGCCCTGTTGCCCTTATACTTAGTTTGTTCCTTGCCAAAATTTCCTTAATGTATAAAAAGTTACGAAAATCACCTGAAACGTTCTTCCATCTGTAACTAAGGGAAGACAAATGGGAAAGTGCCCCTTCATTGTTTTCCTAAGAGTCTATTGATAAACTAAAAAGAAAAGACAATTGGCTGGAGGTGGAGATTAAATGGAAACAAAAAGAGAAGCCTTATTGCAACAGTTCCAACACTTTCTAGAAACCGCTTCCGATGCTTCATTGGATGCCGTATCCGCTTGTATTCAAGGGGCCGAGCAAAAGGATGCGGATCTGACCCATACTTATATCAATGGCCTTCTTAACTATCAAGGAAAACTAACCGAGAGTGACGGTTATAAAGCCTCTATTACTTTAAATCCCTTCACTCTGAACACATTAAATATTACTCATGGAGGCATACTGGCTACTTTTGCTGATACCGTTATGGGGACCCATGTCTTCCAGTTACTTCCCGATAATCAAGCTGCGGTTACTTCCGAAATGAGCATTCATTTCATAGCCCCAGCATTGGGGGAGCAGCTTCACGCCAGTTCAGAGGTTGTTCACAGAGGAAACCGCCTTTGTGTAATGGATTGTAAAATTAAAGACGATAAAGGAAAGCTTGTTGCAACATCGACAGGGTCCTTTTTTATTATTAAGCGAAAAAACTAATGAGAAGAGACTGGGACAGACGTAGTTTACGAATAGAAAAACCGAACTTATTCACCCCTTTTCAACGTGATGGGTTCGGTTTTTCATTGATAAAAGTAATAAATACGTCGCTTTCCGCGGGGGCTTCAGACATGTGCTGTTCCCACAGGCGTCTCCGTATTTTGACTACGCTTCCTATTTGTTTCTGTCCTTATAAACCATTTAAGGATGACAAAAGGCACTCACTTCACTGAATGAGTGCCTTTTGTCTACAATCTGAAAGCCTCTGCGTTAGAGGGGCTTTCTTAGTTCTTCGACATAAAGTTTGAAATCCCCTATATGCTCATTTATTATTGCTTCAAGTATATCTATATTTAATCGTTGATAGTCGTGAATAGCGATATTTCGAAAACCGACCATGGATTTCATGCTTTTTGATAATTCAACAGATAAAAGGTCATTTTGAACAAGTAAATCGAAGGCTTCTCTAGACGATTTCAAACTAGCTTCAAGCTTTGTCTATCAAAACTTCTTCTGGGATGTGCTCTATCGAATACAAAAACTACAGATTGAATGAGTTTCATCACAAATTTCAACTACCCAGCGGAATTGGCGAGACTCCTGCGGGAAAAGCAACAGCTGAAGACCCTGCAGGAAGTGCTTTTCTTCCGAGGAGGCTGAAGCGTTGCCCGCGGAAAGCGAGTCTATTTCCGCTTTCATAAATGACACCGATCCAAGAAAAATGGCCTAAGAAACACGGGAGAAATCTGCCCCCAAAAAGAAGATGCATCTTGGTTCAGACTCATTTTAATTGGGAGTTTGACCTCTTTTTTATCAGAGTAGATGAGATCAATGCGTACTGTTACATCGCCATTGACTCCCCCTTTGGTCGAAAGAATTCCCACCCTTTGGAGTGTCCAATTTCTTGTCAGCTTTCTCATTATATTTTCTAATACCTATTTTTTTGGGGGTTTGAATAGGAAAAGACGTCCCTTGATATAACCTCTGTATCAAACGATTTAATCAAGAGATCGTGCAAATGATGTCTCCATTCAATAACCTCTGGCAGAATCGACTGTGCCCTCTCCACTAGTGTCTCTCAATTTATGCCCATTTATTTTTAAAACGGTCGAACAAAGTCCTGTGTGTAATAATCGTGATAAACGCCTGGCCCCAATTCTGTGAAATCAGGGTGAAGCAAATTTTTCCGATGCTCTTCACTATTCAGCCAGCCGATCGTAGCCGAAATGCCGTCTTCATAATGGGCAGCGATATTCTCTCCAGCTAATTGAAAGTTAATGTTCTGTTTTTTAAGCCGATCCGTCAAGTTCCCTTGCCACTTTGAATCATGAGAAAAATAGTTTTTAATATCCATTTCCTGACTATGTAGATAAGCCGCCTTTTCTGCTTGAGGGGACCACTTTAAAGTTTGAACCTTATACCTCACTCTAAGGACATTTGAAATCGCCCAAATTTCCTTTTCTTCCGCTCGATCAATGTCTTCCCAATCCTTGGAGGTTAAGGAGGGTGCTTTTGGCAACACACCTTGATATTCCATGTTAAAAGGCCTTTGCTCAATTAACACTTGAGGGGTCACATAACGAATACTCGTTAACTTTCCTGTAAATTGATCGATATAGAGCTCCGCCCAATTGCTTCCAACTTGAACGAGCGGTCTTGTATCCAGATCATCCTGCTGAAGCTCAAAGGTTACTTGAACGTCTTTAGCTTGGATCGTTGGCGTTTGGGATACTTTAATTGAGTGAGGCAAGGAAGAACCAATAGCAAAAGGAGCCGTTTTCAAGTTCTTACCAAGCGCATAGATCGTGACAACCCGATTATTCGCAATCCCAATCTGTAGATAGGATTCACTGCCTTCTCCGTATATCCACCATTCATAACCAAAAGGAGTGGGATCTTTCCGTGATGGCTTGCCAAAAACATTAAGTATTTTAGCAGTAGATTGGTTTAAATAGGTACTCATCTCATCAGAATGAATAACCGTAGCAGACTTATTGACATTATGGCTCCCCAATTGTGTTCCTGCTTCGTTTAATGGAGGGACAACGTTTTTGAAGCCGCCCATATTTTTATACAGAAAAGCCGCTGCAAAAATGAAACAAGCGAGAACAAGGAACGAGCGGTTAAAATAAGAAAACACCAACATCCTCCTTTTAATCCCTTATCATATAAGGGAGAGAATTACAACTATTCAAGTAATTGAAAAAGCACCAAGAACAAGCTTGATGCCTTTTTTAGTTTAGCAGATATGCGTTGACTCTTGAAGCAGAATGGCTCTCTTCCTGCTTCTTACAGAGTTATGGATGAATAAACATCTCTGACCAATAGTACCCATAGCTTCCGCCTTCAGCGAAGCCAACTCCTATATTGGTATACTTGGTGCTTAAGATATTAGCTCGATGACCGGCACTGTTCATCCAGGCATTCACGACAGCCTGCGGGGTCTCCTGACCGCCTGCAATATTTTCTGCTGCTGCTGTATACGACAGACCAAAATCTGTGATCATGGTAAAGGGAGACCCATAAGTAGGAGAAGTGTGAGAGAAATAATGATTATCTCGCATATCCATCGCTTTATACCTTGCAACTCTTGAAAGCTGCCAATCTGCTTTTAAAGCAGGAAGTCCCCTTTTTGTGCGTTCAGCATTTGTTAGATTTATAACTTGGTTCTCAAAACTTTTTATAGCCGTAAGTTTAGGAACATTAATTTTTTCACCCGGATAAATTAAATGAGGGTTATCAATCTGTGGATTGGCCTGAATCAACTCGCTTAACCCCACTTGGTATTTGTTCGCAATCTTCCATAGAGAATCACCTGTTTGAACGATATAAGCTGTGGTCGTCCCAGCTTCTGCCTTAGCTTCCTTTGGGTGAAAAGCCCCCATCCAAATCATTAAGCTTCCTACAAATAACCCTAATATGATGAATTGCCTCATTTTAGTTAAATGGCCTCCTCCTGCCAATCTGTATCCCTAGTTTTTCCAAACTTAGTCCATTTCATAATGGCAGGAGTCAGTATAGCGCGTGTTCTGTAAAGTTGAGCCCATGTTGGTTCGTTTTTTATATTGATCGATTAATGAATCTTTCACACAAAATGCCGTTATTTCATTGCAATTCTAAATTAGACAGACTATTATTAAAATTGGGTAAGTGTTTACAAGAACATAAATAGGAGGCAAGGATCATGCGTTTTGAAGAGACCAAAATTGAAAGCGTTGAAATTTCATTTCCTATTCTTGAACACGTTATGAAAATGGCGGGAATGATTCGCGGCGGAGCATGGGATTATAGGCATGTCACCTATGACTTTAAATTTGAATTTGCTCATGACGGCAGCGTTTACTATTTTAGAATTCCTGGTACGGCCATCCAAAACCGGATTGAAGAACGCGATTGTGTGGTCAAATTAGGAACCCCTTATGTTGGCCGCCATTATTATCCTCACGGGATCGAATATAATGAAATTTTTCCAGAGAATGTCCTTGAAAAATGCAAAGACCGAATTCATATCATTGAAGAGGCTCTAACAGAACTTCAATCAAACGCTACGCACTCATGATTTTTTACTTTGTTTTAAATAACGAAGAGGCTGCCCTAAAGCTTACATTTTAGGAGCAGCCTCTCTTTATTTTATAGAAATAAACTCATATAAAATTCATCTACATAGTCCTGATCCACTCGAACAGCCTTTCTTCGTGTACCCTCAACTGAAAAGCCAGCCCGTCCAAACAACCAAAGTGCCTTCTTATTTGGAGCCATAACGGTCACTTCCAAGCGCCTAATCTGTTGGTCTTTCGCATAAGAAATGGCTTTATTGATCAGTTCTCTGCCATACCCTCTACCATGGTACTTTTCTAAAATGCCAATCATCAGCTGTGCCCGGTGAGCGATTTGTTCATGGGAATGCCGCACAATGGCGACAAAACCAATGAGAGACTCCTCCTCCACCAATCCAAAAATAGGATTGACTCGCCCTGTTCCATCAGATGAATCTGCAAAGAAAGAAGGGCTGTCGATGGCCCAAAAATGACTCTCTTGATCTAGTCGCTTCAAAAGCTCAACATAATCGTTCTGCTCATTTGGTTTGAGCTCTCTAATCACCAAGTATCACCTCTTGTCATTAATCGAATACATTCTTTTTAGATACGATTGTCCTTTCCCATCCTATGCAATAAATTGAAAGATAGACTATTATTGAATGGGCTGCATCATTTAGCTCGCCCACAATACCATTAAAAAGAAGCGATTGTCCTATTGAACAATCGCCCCACAAAAAATAGCTTTCCTATTTAAGAAAGGTTCGGGAATCACAATCCTTCAAAACTTATTCCTGCGCTACCTTCCTCACGAATAATGACTTATTTTTTAAAACAATTCTACTTACAGCGGCTAATAACAGCGCTGAGATCGCGAAAACAACTCGGATTCCTAACCAATCCGACAGGAATCCCATTGCGAGGGAACTGACTCCAAAAGCGCCTGTTCCAATAGCACTTAATGACGTATACACGGTTGATAATTGTTCTTTGGGGACACTTGTTTGGATAGCTGTCTGTTGCGGTATCGTTTTTAGTTGCCCAAAGATCCCGACACAGAAAGACAACATTAAGGCTATCATTGGAAATTTATTTAAACTAAACATTAACGTCACGACAAAACTAACAGTTGAGCCGACCAAAATAAATGTGCTTATTTTTTTCTCAACAAAAGAAGAATATCTGACACAATAAACGCTTCCAAAAATGAGCCCTAAAAAGAAGGCACCGTTTATGAATCCCCACCACTTTTGGTCAACGTGTAAAGCCTCTCTTACAAAAACTAAAAGAATGGCAGCCATCCATACCGTTCCTGCCATATTTTCTAGAAGTTCCATTAGAGCAACCGTTTTCAGCAACGGGATTTGAACTAAAGTTTTCCATCCTTCTTTTAATGGCTCAAATGTTCCTACCGTTCTATTCGTTTGGTGACTTACATTGTCTAAAAAACCTAACAGAATACTGGATAAACCAAATAAACCGGCAACTCCCATTATGAGGTGCAAAGAACCTAAAACAAGTAACAAAAAACTCCCGACGAACCACATAACCGTTTGAATGACTTGAGTCGTTGTCTCCGATAGACCATTCGCTTGAACTAAATGTTCTAGTTCCACATAATGCGGAATCAATGTTTGTTTGATTGGATTCGCACAACCGTCAAGAAAAGCAATCAACGCAATAATTAAGAAGATCCAGTAAAAGTTGGATACGGTGACTCCAATTAACACAAAACTTAAAACAACAATCAAAACAGTTTTTCCAACTTGTGAACCCGCGATTAACCATTTTAAATTCACTTTACCGATCAAAAGAGGTGTCAGGAGGTTCGACGAGAACATAGACAATGTAACCGTAAACGGAACAAAAGACGAGACTGCCGCAGAACCCGTTAAAACAAAAATCTTACTAATAACAGCTACCATATACAATACATCGCCAATAGTTGCGATCGCCTGACCCACAAGTAATAAAGAAAAATTTTTATTCAATTTTACATCCCCCACTATTTCAATTGAATCTTAGCTTGAAATGGGGAATGATTAAATTGGCCTGTTCATCGAATGTTAGCCCCTTTCATAGATCGGATAAACCTGGGGGATGTAGATTTATCACATTCGTTTGCAGTCCATTTTTTCTGTCTGACGGACTAATCAGAGATTTATTTTAATTTTAACACTATTTACCTTATGGATAGGACATAAAAATGAATTGCTTATTTAAGTTATCCTTATGTTAAATAAGCGATGACGACACTTTTGTTAACCTATTGGATCCGTTTGTTTAATAAGACGTTTAATTATGCTTCTTTGATTTTAAAGAAAATGTTTCTTTGTATTTGTTATCCCATTTGATAGTTACGTTAAATACTGTGCTTGCTTTTGTTGTCGCAATACCACTGCCGGACTCATTTATTTTTATTGTTGAACCCGTATGAGAGTCTTCTTTAAGTACAGGATGACCATTGCCACCAGAAACATCAACCTCTAAATTTTTAAATGTTGGCTTACCGCCGTCATTAAATGTAAAAGTAAAAGTCCCATCCTCGTTATTCCCACCAGCATTTGTAGTGTACGCTCCTTTCCAATGATTACTTTCTCCTGTAAACAGTAAGGATTGCCCACCATTACAGGCTGTTAGCATTGAAATTACCATTAATGAACATATAGTAATAAGTACCTTTATCACTAAGTTTCCTCCCCGTTTAATTAAACTGTTCTTCCAATAACTGACCTATAGGTGAATAAGCGACGGTGACCGTCTTATTCAGCAATTCGTAACTTAAGTGCATATTTTCACACTATCATGATTCACCTTCAAATATAATATAAGATAGCTTAAAGCTACTTGAAAATGTCAAATCTAATTTCAATTATCCTTAGTTTTATGAATATATTCATCAATTACCTTTTTGAGGTAAGGGTTATTTGTGTAACGTCTATAAAAATGAATCGATTTCGACCAAATTTTCACACCATCCTTCTGAATACATACTCGATCTGGGTCTTTATTTAGATAATTGATTTGGTCAGAAGACATTAAGTGTATCTCCAAATCATTAATATAAAATCTGAAATGATAAAAACCGTTTTTCTGGCTTATAGATGTTGGACTGTATTTTCCAAAAACTCTAAAGGCAATTTCATAACAATCCCATTGAATCATAATATCCAAATCTTCCATATCAAAATTATCAATTCCGTTCACAAAAAGTGAAGTTGAGGCATCAAAACTATATGTGATGTTATTCTCATCTAATTCATTGACTAATCCAAAGATTATTTTCCACCATTGGTTTGATTTTGTAACCAAATCATTTCTCACTCCTTTTAAACCTGAACCGTTGAATACGAAACTCAAATAATTACTTATTACATAAAAGCATCCGTTCATAAAAGAAAAAAATTTAAAAGTTAATTTTGTCGAATATGATTTGTTCCACTAAAAAAATGAAGATGGCAACACAGTACCATAAAACGGGATGAATGTTCTTTTTTAAAAACTGGATTTTCGTTCTGAAGGTAAAGTATTTGTTGAATAAAACAAAGAATGTTACTCCACCAATAAACAAGATTACAGCGCCTAAGAACCAGTTTAAACTTGGAATTAACAACGCAAACAATTGCCCGATAATGCAGCCAATTAAAATACCGGCAAGACCACCAATCTCCAAATCTTTCTCCCCTTTGATTCTCAGATTAAAAGAAAATTATTCTTATGGGTCTAAAGAGACTTTTTTATAATCCTTACCGTTAGCGAAGCACCCGAATATTCTATATTTTTAACATAGCACTATTTTCCTTTTTATGGTCAAAAAAATGAAAAGCGCCTCTTCATATATATTGAAAAAACGCTTCCTTATGAAAAAAATCACTTCCACATTAAGTTAATAATGGCCATATTATAACAATGGGAAAAGCAATAGGGTTTCAATATCCTCGAACAATTTTAGAAGTTAAGTCCATGAATTCTTCCGCATCTTTTACGCATAATTCCATTCCTTTTTCCCAGAATTCTTCTGAAGTAATATCTTCCCCTAGATGTTCCATAACTAAATCTTCCACAGCCATACTCCCCGAATCACGAAGTAAGATCAAATAATCTTTCTCAAAGTCTTTTCCTTTCTCCTTTGCCTTTGCATAAATTCCCAATGCAAATAAATACCCAAAAGTATAGGGGAAATTATAAAAAGGCGATTGAGTAAGATAATAATGCGGAGTCCAAACCCAAGAATAAATGGAAGGTTGTTCTAGTGATCCAGCATACGCCTCATTTATGGATTCTTCCATTAACTGATTTAGTCGTTCGGCTGAAACCATACCTTCATTACGTTCCTTATAAAGTCTCTTTTCAAATAAGAATCTCGAATGGATATTCATAAAGTTCATTACACTGCGTTTTAATTTTTCATCCAGTATAAATAATTGTTCTTTTTTTGAATTCGCCTTTTTCATAGCTGCATCAAAAACAATCATTTCAGAGAAAGTTGAAGCAGTTTCAGCAATACTTAACGGATAACGCTTGTTCAACCCATTTACAGACTTCATGGCATGATTATGAAAAGCGTGGCCGAGCTCATGAACAAGAGTTAACACATTTAAAAAAGTGCCACTAAATGTCATAAAGACTCTTGATTCACCTGTGAGTGGAAAACCAGCACAGAAAGGAATAGCGGACTTATTAGGTCGATCTGCGGCTTCTATCCAACCTTCTGAAAAAGCTTGTCTAGCAAAGCCTTCTAACTCAGTTCCAAACTGACTAAAATGTTCCAGAATAAGCGCAACCGCTTTCTCGAATTTTAGCTCTTGATTACTTTGTGTAACTGGAGCCCAAAAGTTATAGGCCTTCATACTTGATCCACCTATCAATTCAGCTTTTCGTTTCAAGTAATTCGAGAAAGGTTGTTTATGTTTATTAATTACATTCCACATCGTATTCAGCGTCTCTTCCTTCATTCTGTTCTTTTTCAAAGGCTCTTCTAATGCACTTTTTATCCCGCGTTTTTTATTTACTTGTATACGAAAACCCGTAATGTGATTTATTATTTTACTAAATAATTGTTCTTTCTCTTTCCAAGTAGATTCTAATACATAATGAGCTTCTTTGCGCACTTCTTCATTATGGTGCGACCGCAAGTTAATGGCTTGTCCAACTGATAGACTTTCTATTTTGCCATTAATTTGAATATTTACGTTAATGCTACTTACTAGATCATTATAAAAATGTCCCCAGGCATGGTACCCATCACCCATTAAATCAGAAATTAAATTTAGCTCTTCATCTGACAAATACCTATCTGCATTTTCACGCCATTCGTTTAGAATAAATCTATATTCTTGTAATTCTTCGGCTTCAAGTATATTTTTCCAAACATCTTCATTAGTATTTGTTAATATCTTCTTTACTATCGATAATTGTTTTTCAAAACGGGATTCTTCTTGACCAACATTTCCTCGTAAGAAGCCAGCATCTTGATCCTTTGGATTTTCTGCAAGGAGACAGGTGATAAACGAATTAGCTTGTGATAAGTACAAGCTAATGTTTCCGATGCTTTCAACTAAATGGACTACTTTAAAGTTTTCATTTGATGAAAGTGGCGTAATCATCAATGATTTAACACTATCTTCTAATTCATTCACAAGAGATTCTATTCGATTGATATGATTTAAAAATTGACTTG
This region includes:
- a CDS encoding YlbE-like family protein; translated protein: MRREVIYRLDQDPELKQFIRLHPIWYKKLARQPHLLSEMESQANDFYGKSFSKRIERISQGLGMINMMLELASMQNEENS
- a CDS encoding YlbG family protein, giving the protein MKERSGIIVWLHSTKNIKALRRFGSIYYYSRRLKYVSMYCDLDERDEIIKRLEKLRFVKRVDVSFLHEIKREYSKKKGKDQYGNPYDLEDPLTLLPS
- a CDS encoding PaaI family thioesterase translates to METKREALLQQFQHFLETASDASLDAVSACIQGAEQKDADLTHTYINGLLNYQGKLTESDGYKASITLNPFTLNTLNITHGGILATFADTVMGTHVFQLLPDNQAAVTSEMSIHFIAPALGEQLHASSEVVHRGNRLCVMDCKIKDDKGKLVATSTGSFFIIKRKN
- a CDS encoding CAP domain-containing protein, with amino-acid sequence MFSYFNRSFLVLACFIFAAAFLYKNMGGFKNVVPPLNEAGTQLGSHNVNKSATVIHSDEMSTYLNQSTAKILNVFGKPSRKDPTPFGYEWWIYGEGSESYLQIGIANNRVVTIYALGKNLKTAPFAIGSSLPHSIKVSQTPTIQAKDVQVTFELQQDDLDTRPLVQVGSNWAELYIDQFTGKLTSIRYVTPQVLIEQRPFNMEYQGVLPKAPSLTSKDWEDIDRAEEKEIWAISNVLRVRYKVQTLKWSPQAEKAAYLHSQEMDIKNYFSHDSKWQGNLTDRLKKQNINFQLAGENIAAHYEDGISATIGWLNSEEHRKNLLHPDFTELGPGVYHDYYTQDFVRPF
- the ylbD gene encoding spore coat protein YlbD encodes the protein MVKTTKKAVDDFKAFVKKYPSLAKVKRENDLSWQDLFEEWVLYGEDKEFWKEYGITIKSTGQERKLFNFGTGSGTDLSKLMGILNQIDPEDLQEKLKQVDSALTTLSSFIGSFTSSTNSQSANTGSMQQGPMNPMGPGMMNGMGQGQTQGPGAFTPFNPGPNYSFYNRD
- the safA gene encoding SafA/ExsA family spore coat assembly protein, whose amino-acid sequence is MRQFIILGLFVGSLMIWMGAFHPKEAKAEAGTTTAYIVQTGDSLWKIANKYQVGLSELIQANPQIDNPHLIYPGEKINVPKLTAIKSFENQVINLTNAERTKRGLPALKADWQLSRVARYKAMDMRDNHYFSHTSPTYGSPFTMITDFGLSYTAAAENIAGGQETPQAVVNAWMNSAGHRANILSTKYTNIGVGFAEGGSYGYYWSEMFIHP
- a CDS encoding YlbF family regulator; this encodes MLRQSEPFERYKESKKRLEQDQQAISLLRRFVKLRERYDEVQRFGKYHPDYHEVIQEMMEVKRDVDLNDIIAEYKQAEAELESLLNDISLSIAGAVSPSIKVPTGDPFFDRGCSGGCSTGGACGCH
- a CDS encoding GNAT family N-acetyltransferase; amino-acid sequence: MIRELKPNEQNDYVELLKRLDQESHFWAIDSPSFFADSSDGTGRVNPIFGLVEEESLIGFVAIVRHSHEQIAHRAQLMIGILEKYHGRGYGRELINKAISYAKDQQIRRLEVTVMAPNKKALWLFGRAGFSVEGTRRKAVRVDQDYVDEFYMSLFL
- a CDS encoding YugN family protein; protein product: MRFEETKIESVEISFPILEHVMKMAGMIRGGAWDYRHVTYDFKFEFAHDGSVYYFRIPGTAIQNRIEERDCVVKLGTPYVGRHYYPHGIEYNEIFPENVLEKCKDRIHIIEEALTELQSNATHS